One part of the Eucalyptus grandis isolate ANBG69807.140 chromosome 10, ASM1654582v1, whole genome shotgun sequence genome encodes these proteins:
- the LOC104421855 gene encoding metal tolerance protein 11 isoform X1, with product MAEPPTPDRGDAERLLLPPPQPDAADRSWRLNFDGVQFSPGRAEGKGRRGPAGGFLHGCCLGVLGPEDNVAEYYQQQVEMLEGFNEMDTLAERGFVPGMSKEEREKLANSETFAIRISNVANMFLFAAKVYASIQSGSLAIIASTLDSLLDLLSGFILWFTAFSMQTPNPYHYPIGKRRMQPLGILVFASVMATLGLQIILESVRQLLSDEAEFHLTKEQEKWVVGIMLSVTLVKLLLVVYCRSFTNEIVKAYAQDHFFDVITNIIGLIAALLANYFDDWMDPVGAIILALYTIRTWSMTVLENVNSLVGRAAAPEFLQKLTYLCWNHHKAIKKIDTVRAYTFGSHYFVEVDIVLPSNMPLQEAHDIGESLQEKLELLSEIERAFVHLDYEYSHKPEHAQAHS from the exons ATGGCGGAGCCGCCTACGCCGGACCGCGGCGACGCGGAGCGACTGCTCCTCCCGCCGCCGCAGCCGGACGCCGCCGACCGGTCGTGGCGGCTGAACTTCGACGGCGTCCAGTTCTCGCCGGGGCGCGCGGAGGGCAAGGGGAGACGGGGGCCCGCCGGCGGTTTTCTCCACGGCTGCTGCCTCGGGGTCTTAG GTCCTGAAGATAATGTGGCTGAGTACTATCAACAGCAGGTAGAAATGCTTGAGGGATTTAATGAAATGGATACACTAGCGGAGCGGGGTTTCGTTCCTGGAATGTCAAAG GAAGAGCGTGAGAAGTTGGCTAACAGCGAAACATTTGCCATTAGAATATCAAATGTCGCAAACATGTTTCTCTTTGCTGCTAAAGTTTATGCATCTATTCAAAGTGGCTCATTAGCCATAATTGCATCCACACTGGATTCTCTTCTCGATCTTTTGTCTGGATTTATCTTGTGGTTCACTGCATTCTCCATGCAAACGCCTAACCCATATCATTATCCTATAGGAAAGAGACGTATGCAACCATTG GGTATTCTTGTTTTTGCATCTGTTATGGCAACATTGGGTTTGCAGATTATTCTGGAGTCAGTGCGCCAGCTTCTGTCTGAT GAAGCTGAATTCCATTTAACAAAAGAGCAAGAGAAATGGGTTGTGGGCATTATGCTGTCAGTGACCCTGGTTAAACTGTTACTGGTTGTCTATTGCCGATCTTTCACTAATGAGATTGTCAAAGCTTATGCCCAGGATCACTTTTTCGATGTCATCACTAATATCATTGGCTTGATTGCTGCACTGCTTGCTAATTATTTTGATGACTGGATGGACCCTGTTGGGGCTATTATT CTGGCCTTGTATACCATCCGGACGTGGTCCATGACGGTGCTGGAAAATGTGAACTCTCTCGTGGGGAGAGCTGCTGCCCCAGAGTTTCTGCAGAAGCTCACTTATCTCTGTTGGAACCATCACAAGGcgataaaaaaaatcgacaCCGTCCGGGCTTACACTTTTGGGTCGCACTACTTTGTTGAGGTCGACATCGTTCTGCCCTCCAACATGCCCTTGCAAGAGGCTCACGACATCGGGGAATCCTTGCAGGAAAAGCTGGAGCTCCTTTCCGAGATCGAGCGTGCATTTGTCCATCTCGAC
- the LOC104421859 gene encoding disease resistance RPP13-like protein 4, with protein sequence MEKSVYESMSGDSKDKTKVQSWEEIVQAIRNDMNTHPSEDKLVSLEDLVRDYKKVKSSPKHRQNQRKVPPPIFSRDWREHDEESKNLPVRILQLTERIAWDSPLQRCLLSFAIFPENSIIKKRSLIYWWIGQELIFQKEDRTAEQEGEDIYNELLKQGLIEPDDNDPSPLMNRCKMHPLIRYMLILKAKEEGLFYFKLEDNNTPKDLRNCSLSSSHLRLRVGGLIFGGEDGPQEKLAKDEEVSTAFNVNQQYLNLPHHWLSNMRNLKVLQLGRWQHSPMHHIEVDDQKFLDELGVHHKHLKFLSLRGISRITSLPDSIVQLVNLEILDLRACHNLEKLPEDIASLKKLTHLDVSECYLIERMPKGTEKLSSLQVLKGFVIGTARKNPCKISDLKKLKKLRRLSIYIGRGAAIGGEEFASLKDVASLCSLTISWGVTSLASQSSLPKDQFLPKKLEKLELIGMPVASIPKWLNPQELENLKKLYIIGGELANWDRQQQNEQWSVEILRLKHLRKLRIGNNEDVLKKFPRLGYFEKINCADDDVLWYKSRE encoded by the coding sequence ATGGAAAAGTCTGTGTATGAATCCATGTCTGGTGACAGTAAAGATAAGACTAAAGTGCAATCCTGGGAAGAGATCGTGCAGGCCATACGCAATGACATGAATACCCACCCGTCTGAAGACAAGCTCGTTTCGTTAGAGGACCTTGTGCGAGATTACAAGAAGGTGAAATCATCCCCGAAACATCGACAGAATCAAAGGAAAGTTCCAcctccaatattttctcgagattgGCGTGAGCATGACGAAGAAAGCAAGAACCTTCCTGTGAGGATACTTCAGCTTACTGAACGCATTGCATGGGATTCTCCGTTGCAGCGCTGCCTTCTTTCTTTTGCGATTTTCCCtgaaaattcaatcataaagaaaagaagtttaATATATTGGTGGATAGGACAggaattaattttccaaaaagaagacAGGACGGCAGAGCAAGAAGGTGAAGACATCTACAATGAGCTCCTAAAACAAGGCCTAATTGAACCCGACGATAACGATCCAAGCCCTCTCATGAATAGATGTAAAATGCATCCATTGATCCGTTACATGCTTATCTTGAAGGCAAAAGAAGAAGGGCTCTTCTATTTCAAGTTGGAGGACAACAATACTCCTAAGGATCTTCGAAATTGCTCTTTAAGCAGCAGCCACCTGCGCTTAAGAGTAGGTGGCTTAATATTTGGTGGAGAAGACGGTCCACAAGAAAAACTAGCCAAAGATGAAGAAGTATCCACCGCGTTCAATGTTAATCAGCAATACCTTAATCTACCACACCATTGGCTCTCGAATATGAGAAACTTGAAGGTTCTTCAATTAGGACGATGGCAGCACTCGCCAATGCATCATATTGAAGTGGATGATCAGAAATTCTTGGATGAACTTGGGGTTCATCACAAGCATTTGAAGTTCCTGAGTCTTCGAGGAATTTCTAGGATCACATCTCTTCCTGATTCTATTGTCCAATTAGTCAACCTAGAGATTCTGGACCTCCGAGCGTGCCACAATTTGGAAAAGTTGCCTGAGGATATAGCATCATTGAAGAAGCTAACACATCTGGATGTATCGGAGTGCTACCTTATAGAGCGCATGCCGAAAGGAACCGAGAAACTGTCCTCCCTCCAGGTCTTAAAGGGGTTTGTTATAGGGACCGCAAGGAAAAACCCTTGCAAGATCAGcgatttgaaaaaattgaagaaactgAGAAGGCTAAGTATATACATAGGCCGTGGAGCAGCCATAGGGGGTGAAGAATTTGCATCGTTGAAGGATGTTGCATCTCTTTGCTCTCTAACCATCTCTTGGGGAGTCACTTCTCTGGCATCGCAATCAAGTCTTCCGAAAGATCAGTTTCTTCCCAAGAAATTGGAGAAACTAGAGCTCATAGGTATGCCAGTGGCAAGCATACCGAAGTGGTTGAATCCTCAAGAATTGGAGAACCTGAAGAAGCTGTACATCATCGGAGGGGAACTGGCTAACTGGGATCGCCAGCAACAGAATGAGCAATGGTCAGTTGAGATATTGCGGCTGAAACACCTTAGGAAATTGAGAATCGGAAACAATGAAGATGTGCTGAAAAAGTTTCCTCGGTTAGGATACTTTGAGAAGATCAATTGTGCTGACGACGATGTCTTGTGGTACAAGAGTAGGGAGTAG
- the LOC104421857 gene encoding disease resistance RPP13-like protein 4 has translation MVIMEKSPNESMSGDTKDNTKGQLKVIKQAIDCLDTDVNLSDKLEGFVQDYKAKLKSKPRQNLRQVPPPIISGEWKLVRKDIIEKLQPSFCNINSSQLSDINRSQLRLCLLSLAIFPENSIIKKRSLIYWWIGGGLVSQGGGKTAEQVGEGVYNELLKQGLIEPDENDRSPLMNRCKMNPLIRYMLISVAEEAGFFYFPSKDNNTPPEDLRNCSLSSSHLRLIVGGEDGPDYEKLAKDEEVSTVFNVNEQYLKLPHHWLSNMRKLKVLQLGRWQHSPMHHIEVDDQKFLDELGVHHKHLKFLSLRGISRITSLPDSIVQLVNLEILDLRACHNLEKLPEDIASLKKLTHLDVSECYLIERMPKGTEELSSLQVLKGFVVGTTRKNPCTIRNLQNLSQLRRLSIYIGRGAARWEEQFESLTEVKSLRSLTISWGVASQEMREINSFLPRQLEKLELIGIPVESIPKWLNPQELKNLKKLYIIGGKNLARWDHQQQNEQWSVEILRLKHLKEFRIGNKEDVLKKFPRLRFFEKINCPTADNDILWYKSRAV, from the coding sequence ATGGTGATAATGGAAAAGTCTCCGAATGAATCCATGTCTGGTGACACGAAAGATAATACTAAAGGGCAATTGAAAGTGATCAAACAGGCTATAGACTGCCTAGATACCGATGTTAACCTGTCCGACAAGTTAGAGGGCTTTGTGCAAGATTACAAGGCAAAATTAAAATCGAAACCTCGACAGAATCTGAGGCAAGTTCCACCTCCGATAATCTCTGGAGAATGGAAACTTGTGCGGAAAGACATTATTGAGAAACTTCAGCCTAGTTTTTGCAATATAAATAGTTCTCAGTTGAGCGATATAAATAGATCTCAGTTGAGGCTATGCCTTCTTTCTTTGGCGATTTTCCCGGAAAATTCCATCATAAAGAAGAGGAGTTTAATATATTGGTGGATAGGAGGGGGCTTAGTTTCCCAAGGAGGAGGCAAGACGGCAGAGCAAGTGGGTGAGGGAGTCTACAATGAGCTCCTAAAGCAAGGCCTGATTGAACCCGATGAAAACGATCGAAGCCCTCTCATGAATAGATGTAAAATGAACCCATTGATCCGTTACATGCTTATTTCGGTGGCAGAAGAAGCAGGGTTCTTCTATTTCCCCTCGAAGGATAATAATACTCCTCCTGAGGATCTCCGAAATTGCTCTTTAAGCAGCAGCCACCTGCGCTTAATAGTAGGTGGAGAAGACGGTCCAGATTATGAAAAACTGGCCAAAGATGAAGAAGTATCCACCGTGTTCAATGTTAATGAGCAATACCTTAAGCTACCACACCATTGGCTTTCGAATATGAGAAAATTGAAGGTTCTTCAATTAGGACGATGGCAGCACTCGCCAATGCATCATATTGAAGTGGATGATCAGAAATTCTTGGATGAACTTGGGGTTCATCACAAGCATTTGAAGTTCCTAAGTCTTAGAGGAATTTCTAGAATCACATCTCTTCCTGATTCTATTGTCCAATTAGTCAACCTAGAGATTCTGGACCTCCGAGCGTGCCACAATTTGGAAAAGTTGCCTGAAGATATAGCATCATTGAAGAAGCTAACACATCTGGATGTATCGGAGTGCTACCTTATAGAGCGCATGCCGAAAGGAACCGAGGAACTTTCCTCCCTCCAGGTCTTAAAGGGGTTTGTTGTAGGGACCACGAGGAAAAACCCTTGCACGATCAGGAATTTGCAAAACTTGAGTCAACTGAGACGGCTAAGTATATACATAGGCCGTGGAGCAGCCAGATGGGAAGAACAATTTGAATCGTTGACGGAGGTTAAATCTCTTCGCTCTTTAACCATCTCTTGGGGAGTCGCTTCTCAGGAAATGCGTGAGATAAATTCGTTTCTTCCACGACAATTGGAGAAACTAGAGCTCATAGGTATCCCAGTGGAAAGCATACCGAAGTGGTTGAACCCTCAAGAATTGAAGAACCTGAAGAAGCTGTACATCATTGGAGGGAAGAACCTGGCGAGGTGGGATCACCAGCAACAGAATGAGCAATGGTCAGTTGAGATATTGCGGCTGAAACACCTTAAGGAATTTAGGATCGGAAACAAGGAAGATGTGCTGAAAAAGTTTCCTCGGTTAAGATTCTTCGAGAAAATCAATTGTCCTACTGCTGACAACGATATCTTGTGGTACAAGAGTAGGGCAGTCTAG
- the LOC120286235 gene encoding disease resistance RPP13-like protein 4: MEKSPYESMSGDMKDKTKVQSWEEIEQAIHNIMDTNLSEDNFVRLENLVQRYSKVKSSLQHRQNQRKVPPPIISGEWRERAEESKKLLTTKLQPSESNLCLLSLAIFPENSIIKKRSLIYWWIGQDLVSQRGEKTAEQVGEEVYNELLQQGLIEPNDNDASPLMNRCKMHPLIRYRLLSEAEEAGLFYFESKDKTSHEDLKKLSSSRLRLIVGGEDSPQYENLAKDEHVHTVFNVNQQYIKLQSRLLSNMKQLAVLQLGRWQHSPNYHIEVDDQKFLDDLGVHHKHLKFLSLRGISRITALPDSIVELVSLEILDLRACHNLEKLPEDIASLKKLTHLDVSECYLIERMPKGTEKLSSLQVLKGFVIGTARKNPCRISDLGNMTNLRRLSIYIGRGAAIRDEEFAPLNGFASLCSLTISWGVTSLASQSSHLINQFLPEQLEKLELIGMPEKSTPKWLNPQELKNLKKLYIIGGELASWDHQQQNEQWSVEILRLKHLKNLSIGNKEDVLKRFPRLRYFEKKNCADNDVSWD, translated from the coding sequence ATGGAAAAGTCTCCATATGAATCCATGTCTGGTGACATGAAAGATAAGACTAAAGTGCAATCCTGGGAAGAGATCGAGCAGGCTATACACAACATCATGGATACCAACCTGTCCGAAGACAATTTCGTCAGGTTAGAGAACCTTGTGCAACGTTACAGCAAGGTGAAATCATCCTTGCAACATCGACAGAATCAAAGGAAAGTTCCACCTCCAATCATCTCTGGAGAATGGCGTGAGCGGGCCGAAGAAAGCAAGAAGCTTCTTACAACGAAACTTCAGCCTAGTGAAAGCAATCTCTGCCTTctttctttggcaattttcccTGAAAATTCGAtcataaagaaaagaagtttaATATATTGGTGGATAGGACAGGACTTAGTTTCCCAAAGAGGAGAGAAGACGGCAGAGCAAGTAGGTGAAGAAGTGTACAATGAGCTCCTACAACAAGGCCTAATTGAACCCAACGATAACGATGCAAGCCCTCTCATGAATAGATGTAAAATGCATCCATTGATCCGTTACAGGCTTCTCTCGGAGGCAGAAGAAGCGGGGCTCTTCTATTTTGAGTCGAAGGATAAAACTTCTCATGAGgatctaaaaaaattaagcagCAGCCGCCTGCGCTTAATAGTAGGTGGAGAAGACAGTCCACAATACGAAAATCTAGCCAAAGATGAACATGTACACACGGTGTTCAATGTCAATCAGCAATACATTAAACTCCAATCCCGTTTGCTTTCGAACATGAAACAATTGGCAGTTCTTCAACTAGGACGATGGCAGCACTCGCCAAATTATCATATTGAAGTTGATGATCAGAAATTCTTGGATGATCTTGGGGTTCATCACAAGCATTTGAAGTTCCTAAGCCTTAGAGGAATTTCTAGGATCACAGCTCTTCCTGATTCTATTGTAGAACTAGTCAGCCTCGAGATTCTTGACCTCCGAGCATGCCACAATTTGGAGAAGTTGCCTGAGGATATAGCATCTTTGAAGAAGCTAACGCATCTGGATGTATCGGAGTGTTACCTTATAGAGCGCATGCCGAAAGGAACGGAGAAACTGTCCTCCCTCCAGGTCTTAAAGGGGTTTGTTATAGGGACTGCGAGGAAAAATCCTTGCAGGATCAGCGATTTAGGAAATATGACTAATCTGAGAAGGCTAAGTATATACATAGGCCGTGGAGCAGCCATACGGGATGAAGAATTTGCACCGTTGAATGGCTTTGCATCCCTTTGCTCTCTAACCATCTCTTGGGGAGTCACTTCTCTGGCGTCGCAATCGAGtcatttgataaatcagtttctTCCAGAACAATTGGAGAAACTAGAGCTCATAGGAATGCCAGAAAAAAGCACACCAAAGTGGTTGAACCCTCAAGAGTTGAAGAACCTGAAGAAGCTGTACATCATTGGAGGGGAACTAGCGAGCTGGGATCACCAGCAACAGAATGAGCAATGGTCAGTTGAGATCTTGCGGCTGAAACACCTTAAGAATTTGAGCATCGGAAACAAGGAAGATGTGCTGAAAAGGTTTCCTCGGTTACGATActtcgagaaaaaaaattgtgctgACAACGATGTCTCGTGGGACTAG
- the LOC104421855 gene encoding metal tolerance protein 11 isoform X2, which yields MLEGFNEMDTLAERGFVPGMSKEEREKLANSETFAIRISNVANMFLFAAKVYASIQSGSLAIIASTLDSLLDLLSGFILWFTAFSMQTPNPYHYPIGKRRMQPLGILVFASVMATLGLQIILESVRQLLSDEAEFHLTKEQEKWVVGIMLSVTLVKLLLVVYCRSFTNEIVKAYAQDHFFDVITNIIGLIAALLANYFDDWMDPVGAIILALYTIRTWSMTVLENVNSLVGRAAAPEFLQKLTYLCWNHHKAIKKIDTVRAYTFGSHYFVEVDIVLPSNMPLQEAHDIGESLQEKLELLSEIERAFVHLDYEYSHKPEHAQAHS from the exons ATGCTTGAGGGATTTAATGAAATGGATACACTAGCGGAGCGGGGTTTCGTTCCTGGAATGTCAAAG GAAGAGCGTGAGAAGTTGGCTAACAGCGAAACATTTGCCATTAGAATATCAAATGTCGCAAACATGTTTCTCTTTGCTGCTAAAGTTTATGCATCTATTCAAAGTGGCTCATTAGCCATAATTGCATCCACACTGGATTCTCTTCTCGATCTTTTGTCTGGATTTATCTTGTGGTTCACTGCATTCTCCATGCAAACGCCTAACCCATATCATTATCCTATAGGAAAGAGACGTATGCAACCATTG GGTATTCTTGTTTTTGCATCTGTTATGGCAACATTGGGTTTGCAGATTATTCTGGAGTCAGTGCGCCAGCTTCTGTCTGAT GAAGCTGAATTCCATTTAACAAAAGAGCAAGAGAAATGGGTTGTGGGCATTATGCTGTCAGTGACCCTGGTTAAACTGTTACTGGTTGTCTATTGCCGATCTTTCACTAATGAGATTGTCAAAGCTTATGCCCAGGATCACTTTTTCGATGTCATCACTAATATCATTGGCTTGATTGCTGCACTGCTTGCTAATTATTTTGATGACTGGATGGACCCTGTTGGGGCTATTATT CTGGCCTTGTATACCATCCGGACGTGGTCCATGACGGTGCTGGAAAATGTGAACTCTCTCGTGGGGAGAGCTGCTGCCCCAGAGTTTCTGCAGAAGCTCACTTATCTCTGTTGGAACCATCACAAGGcgataaaaaaaatcgacaCCGTCCGGGCTTACACTTTTGGGTCGCACTACTTTGTTGAGGTCGACATCGTTCTGCCCTCCAACATGCCCTTGCAAGAGGCTCACGACATCGGGGAATCCTTGCAGGAAAAGCTGGAGCTCCTTTCCGAGATCGAGCGTGCATTTGTCCATCTCGAC